The DNA window CTCGATCGCGTAGGCGGCCTCCGGCCGACCTGCCCCCCGGTAGGGGGCGGTAGCCGCCATATTCGTGACGACCGACCGCAGATCGCGCGAGAACTCCTCGATGTCGTACATTCCCTGGGCAGTGAGCCGACTGTAGAACGGCACCTGGGCGCCGGTGTGAGGGTAGGCACCCAGGTTGGCGACGACATCCATGTGCAGGCGGCGTATCCGTCCGGTCCGGTCGCCGGCCAAGCGCATCGTGTGGGTCATATCGCGACCGTGGGTTCCACAGGACATGGCTTCGCGACTGGTCTGCAACCACCGGACCGGCCGCTGGAGCCGATGGGCTGCCATGATGATGATCGGGTATTCGGGGAAGGGACGCCCCTTCAAACCGAACCCGCCTCCCACGTCGGGTACCACCACTTCGATGTCCAGACCGAGCAGAGAATGCATCTGACGTTTCAGGACGTGGGGCATCTGATGCCCCACGTAGAAAGTGATATCCGGCGCACCACCAGGATCGGCAAGCGCCGTCAGCGGTTCGATGGGGACGACTGCCAGTCGCTGATTGTCAACAGTGATGGTGATCTCAGCTTCATGATCCCAGCCGGCATTTCGATCGCCCTCGTACGAGTGGTGGGCGACGTTTGAGCCAAACTCTTCAAACAGCAGGGTCTCGCCGGCCAGGGCGTCCTCCACAGCGATCACCGCCGGGAGCGGATCGATGTCAACCCAGACCAGTTCAGCTGCGTCGACCGCCTGCAACTCCGACTCGGCGATAACGACCGCCACGGCTTCGCCGACATGGCGGACCCGATCGCCGGCCAGCATCGGACGAAGCATGCCATCGACCGGAACCGGAGCCCCGGCCGCAAAGCCCGGAATGTCGAAGTCTGCGGCGGTGAAGATGGCGACCACTCCCGGCGCAGAGGAGGCTTCGAGGAGATCGATATCAAGAATCTTGCCGTGACTTTCTGGCGACCGAACAAAGGCCGCATGCAACATGCCATCGAAGGTCATGTCGCCGATGTAGCGGCCCTCCCCCCGAATCAAGGCGGGATCTTCGACTCGCTTGACTGATTCGCTGCGATAGTCGTCGGTCATCAGGCAGCCAGAAACGGTTCGATGGCATCGAGGAAACGCTCGGGCGCCTGGAGTTGGGGTCCGTGGGCCACACCGTCAAGTTCGATGTACGTCGAGTTCGGGATCGTGGCGTGAAGAGCCCGACTCAGAGACGGCGGGGTAGCCATGTCCTCGCTTCCGATCACCAGCAGGGTCGGATTGCTGATTGCCGGGACCTCCCGGTCATAGTTCACGTCGTAGATCGCCTGGCAGGCGGTCTGAAATGCTTTCGGATCCGTCCTGAGGAGGACCTCTCGCCGCTCGGCGACCATTTCGGGATGGGCAGCCATGAAATCGGCAGAGAAGATTCGACCGACCGCCATGTCAGCCACTGCCTCCATGCCCCCGTTGGCCACTTTGTCGATCATGATTGGGAAGGCCTGCTTTCCGGCCGGTGGGAGGGATGAACCACAGCCCACCAGGATGAGTTTGTTGACACGATCTCCGTGGCGGACTGCGGTCGCCAGAGCTACGAATCCGCCGAGACCATTTCCGAGAATGGCCGTCGTGGCCGGATCATAATCGCCGGCCTCGAGCAAGCCTCCGATCCGGTCTCCGTACGAATCCATGGTGGGCTCGGCGGGAGCCGATGGTCCGTACCCGGGAAGATCGACGAGCGTCAACCGATATCGGCTGGCCAAACGAGGGGCGACCAGGTCATACACATGGCGGTCCGTCAGGAGGGAATGCAGCAAGATCAGATCGGGGCCCTCCCCGACCTGTTCGATCCCTATCGGTCCGGTGCTGGTTTCAACGATCATCGATTCTCCTTGGGTTTAGAAAGCTACCGCGCCGCTCATCCTGGCCAATCCCGTCTCTCCCGACTTCGACTCCGCCCAGGTACGTGGCCACGACCCGGCCTCGAAACGTTCGCCCTGAATAGGGGCTCCAGCCCGCTTTGGAAATCACGTCCGCGTCGGCAACCGTCCACGAACCGGCGGGATCCACGAGTACCACGTCGGCGTCGGACCCTGGAGCTAGGCGGCCCTTGCGGGGCGCCAGACCGTAGCGATCGGCGGGAGCTGTGGAGTACAAACGAACCACATCCGACATGGCGATCTCACCCCGAGCCGCCGCGTCGATCAGGAAAGCGAGTGTGGTATCTATCCCTGGCAGGCCAAACGGGGCCTCCCAGATACCGCCGGCGGATTTCTGCGCCAGCGTCGACGGCGCATGATCGGTCGAAAAGTGCGAATAGCCGCCTTGGCGGACCTGATCCCACATGGCATGTTGTTCGCCGTCGTTGCGGATTCGGGCAGGAGGCGTGAACTTTCGTAGCGCTCCGTACTCGAGGACTTCGCTCTCATGCAAGGTCATGTACTGCGGGCAGGCTTCGGCAGCAATATCGGCGCCCCGGTTCTGAGCCGCTTCGATCACGGCCAGAACACCCGGATTGGAAACATGGGCGAACGTCGCCTTGGCTCCGGTCGCTTCGGCGAGGACCGAAGCTGCGGCAACCGCCACCAGCTCAGCTTCCCGACTTCGCCATTCATACAGGATCGCCGGATCATCACGACCGGCGTCTTTCAGAAGTCGCTCGGCCTCGGCGGTAATCGATTCGTCCTCACAATGGATGAGGCACCGCCCGCCGACCACGGCTACGGCGGCGAGAGCCGCCAGGAGGTGAGCCCCGTCAAGTGCCGGTACGCCGTGTGTGGTGCAGGTAAACATCTTGAAAAACGCCACCCCGGCCTCCCAAATGGACCCCAACTCGTCGATGCGGTCCGGCCACGTATGGGCTGCCAACGCAAAATCGACGTTGGACCGGCCCTTCAGGTATGCCACCTTGTCATGAAGGTCGGAAGCCGACCGGATCGGGTGCGCATGGGTGTGCTCGATGATCGTCGTGACACCCCTGGCGGCGGCCGCCCGGGTCCCGGTCGGGAAGTCTTCACGCTCCGTCGGGCCCGGATCCATGAGGTGAACGTGGGTGTCAACCATGCCTGGCATGACCAGCAAACCCTCTGCGTCGATGACCTCTCCAACCCCGGCGAGGTTGGGGCCAACTGCGACGATGAGTCCGTCACGAATCGCCACGTCGGCCATGGATTGGCCATCCGCACCGACCACAACTCCACCTTTAATGGTCTGTTCCACGCCTACCCCTTCTGACCGTGTCAATATGACAAGATATATGATCAGGGTTGTACGCGGGTTCCAAAGGAGCGATTAGTGTCTGAAAAAGTGCGATTGGCAAGCATAGGTCTCGGCTGGTGGGGCGGCGTTCTGGCCGATGCGGTGGCTAAAAGCGGCGAAGGCGAGGTCGTCACTTGTTTCGCCCGCACCGCCGAAACCCGCCAGGCATTCGCCGAGGCCCACGGCTTCGCGGCGGCGGATTCGTTGGAATCGATTCTCAGCGACGACAGCATCGATGGGGTCATCATCGCCACGTCCCATCAGAGCCATCTGTCCCTCATCCAGGCTGCCGCCGCAGCCGGCAAGCATGTCTTCATCGAAAAGCCGCTGACCCTGACTCCGGCCGATGGGCGGGCGGCTATCGAAGCAGCCCGGGCGGGCGGCGTACTGTTGCAGACTGGTCATCAGCGCAGGCGGATGACCGCCAACCGGATGATCAAGGCGATGATCGAGGCCGGCGAACTCGGTGATATCGAGATGATTGAAACCCACCAGTCCGTCCCGAACGGCCACAAGATGCCCGATGAGGCATGGCGCTGGAACCCGGACCAGAGTCCTCTGGGAGGGATGACCTCGCTGGGGATTCACAAAATCGACACCATGCAGTACTTCGCCGGTCCAATCAAGGCCGTCTCGGCCTACACCAGGTCAGGGCGTTCCAAACCGATCGACGAGACCACCGTGCTGGCGCTCGAGTTCGAGTCCGGCGCGCTGGGAACGTTGGTCACCTCGTTCTTCACCCCCGTAATGTCAAAGTCTGCCGTGTATGGCACCGGGGGGGCGGCCTACATGGAAGGGGACGGTCGAATGCTTTTCAAACAGGGCATCGCCGATCCAGCCCGCCAGGCAGTTGAGCTCGAGCCGAACGACCCGGTCGCCGACCAGATGGCCGCCTTTGCCCAGGCGATCCGTGGTGAGATCGACGTCGAGACCGACGGCGAGGTAGGACTGGCGGCCGTCACCGTCATGGCCGCGGCCGTCGAAAGCGCCGCCACCGGCCGGTCGGTACTGATAGCCGACCACCGGGTTTGATCGTGCGCCGGATCAACCCGCCCCAGATCGCCGGACCCTTCGCCACGTACGCCCATGGGGTCGAGTTCTCGGGACCGGCGCGCTGGTTGTTTGGGGCCGGACAGACGGGAGTCGCCACAGACGGGTCGACTCCTGTCGATATCAGCGGCCAGGCGGAGCTGGTTTGGGACAACATCCGGGCGGTGCTCGCCGATGCCGATATGGCCATCAGCGACATCGTCCAATTGAACATGCTTCTCATCGACCGGGCGGATGCTCCCGATGCGATGGCCGTCCGCGACGCGGCGTTGGGGGATCATCGCCCTGCATCGACGCTCATGTACATCTCCGGATTGGCGCGGCCGGAGTGGAAGATCGAGATCGACTACATCGCAGCCAAGGAGATCCCGACTAACCCCTCCCCTTGAACGAGTGTGCTTACGAGTTGCACTATCGAGGTTGGATGCACACTCGTTTGCGAACGGACCCGGATCCCGCGAACGAGTGAGCTTACGAGTTGCACTATCGAGGTTGGATGCACACTCGACTTTTCGAGCACCGAATCAAAAGCTCCCAACACCGGTTAGGCGGCTCTGCACGATATAGGATCGAACCCGGTCAGCGACCCGAGGGGATGACATTGCACGGATACCGAGTCGAACGGTGGGGATCCGAACCCGTGTGGGGAGACCTGCCTGATCCGGTTGCCGGTCCTGGCGAGGTACTCATCGACGTCGAGGCCTGCGGCGTCGGGCTCACCGTCCTCAACTGCATCAACGGTGACCTTGACAATTCGCCGGACTTACTCCCGCGGATTCCCGGTCACGAACTGGTCGGCAGGGTCGTCGACGCCGGACCCCGTGCCGATTCCAGCTTGGTCGGAAAACGCGTGGTTGCCTACTTCTATCTGACGTGCGGCACCTGCGCGTCATGTCTGGCAGGACGTGACCCGCAATGCTCGAACCTGGGTGGGTTTGTCGGCGTCCATCGCGACGGTGGATACGCCCCCAAAGTCGCCCTACCCGGCGGCAACGTCATCGTCGTGCCCGAAACACTCGATCCGGTCGCCGCGACGGTCGTCC is part of the Acidimicrobiia bacterium genome and encodes:
- a CDS encoding xanthine dehydrogenase family protein molybdopterin-binding subunit translates to MTDDYRSESVKRVEDPALIRGEGRYIGDMTFDGMLHAAFVRSPESHGKILDIDLLEASSAPGVVAIFTAADFDIPGFAAGAPVPVDGMLRPMLAGDRVRHVGEAVAVVIAESELQAVDAAELVWVDIDPLPAVIAVEDALAGETLLFEEFGSNVAHHSYEGDRNAGWDHEAEITITVDNQRLAVVPIEPLTALADPGGAPDITFYVGHQMPHVLKRQMHSLLGLDIEVVVPDVGGGFGLKGRPFPEYPIIIMAAHRLQRPVRWLQTSREAMSCGTHGRDMTHTMRLAGDRTGRIRRLHMDVVANLGAYPHTGAQVPFYSRLTAQGMYDIEEFSRDLRSVVTNMAATAPYRGAGRPEAAYAIERAIDAYAVEIGMDPVEVRRINFIQEFPYRARTGALYDSGDYSAVLDTAIELLDLERYREERSRRLAEGGLPLGIGFGAFVERAGGPIESGEYAKVELLADGSLVVRTGSTPNGQGHHTVWAQVASQVFDLDLDQIRVITGDTVEVADGFGSVGSRSAQAGASGVWRTSHAVFDQAKKRAASMLEASPEDLIIERGVF
- a CDS encoding alpha/beta fold hydrolase; translated protein: MIVETSTGPIGIEQVGEGPDLILLHSLLTDRHVYDLVAPRLASRYRLTLVDLPGYGPSAPAEPTMDSYGDRIGGLLEAGDYDPATTAILGNGLGGFVALATAVRHGDRVNKLILVGCGSSLPPAGKQAFPIMIDKVANGGMEAVADMAVGRIFSADFMAAHPEMVAERREVLLRTDPKAFQTACQAIYDVNYDREVPAISNPTLLVIGSEDMATPPSLSRALHATIPNSTYIELDGVAHGPQLQAPERFLDAIEPFLAA
- a CDS encoding dihydroorotase family protein: MEQTIKGGVVVGADGQSMADVAIRDGLIVAVGPNLAGVGEVIDAEGLLVMPGMVDTHVHLMDPGPTEREDFPTGTRAAAARGVTTIIEHTHAHPIRSASDLHDKVAYLKGRSNVDFALAAHTWPDRIDELGSIWEAGVAFFKMFTCTTHGVPALDGAHLLAALAAVAVVGGRCLIHCEDESITAEAERLLKDAGRDDPAILYEWRSREAELVAVAAASVLAEATGAKATFAHVSNPGVLAVIEAAQNRGADIAAEACPQYMTLHESEVLEYGALRKFTPPARIRNDGEQHAMWDQVRQGGYSHFSTDHAPSTLAQKSAGGIWEAPFGLPGIDTTLAFLIDAAARGEIAMSDVVRLYSTAPADRYGLAPRKGRLAPGSDADVVLVDPAGSWTVADADVISKAGWSPYSGRTFRGRVVATYLGGVEVGRDGIGQDERRGSFLNPRRIDDR
- a CDS encoding Gfo/Idh/MocA family oxidoreductase; this encodes MSEKVRLASIGLGWWGGVLADAVAKSGEGEVVTCFARTAETRQAFAEAHGFAAADSLESILSDDSIDGVIIATSHQSHLSLIQAAAAAGKHVFIEKPLTLTPADGRAAIEAARAGGVLLQTGHQRRRMTANRMIKAMIEAGELGDIEMIETHQSVPNGHKMPDEAWRWNPDQSPLGGMTSLGIHKIDTMQYFAGPIKAVSAYTRSGRSKPIDETTVLALEFESGALGTLVTSFFTPVMSKSAVYGTGGAAYMEGDGRMLFKQGIADPARQAVELEPNDPVADQMAAFAQAIRGEIDVETDGEVGLAAVTVMAAAVESAATGRSVLIADHRV
- a CDS encoding RidA family protein; translated protein: MRRINPPQIAGPFATYAHGVEFSGPARWLFGAGQTGVATDGSTPVDISGQAELVWDNIRAVLADADMAISDIVQLNMLLIDRADAPDAMAVRDAALGDHRPASTLMYISGLARPEWKIEIDYIAAKEIPTNPSP